From a single Ciconia boyciana chromosome 6, ASM3463844v1, whole genome shotgun sequence genomic region:
- the CHURC1 gene encoding protein Churchill, with protein MCGGCVGTEYPERGTTCLEDGSFLLNFVGCAQCGRRDFVLLDNRAAGLHDGDEIVTYDHLCKNCHHLIARHEYTFSVVDDYQEYTMLCLLCGRAEDSISILPDDPRQMTPLF; from the exons atGTGCGGGGGCTGCGTGGGCACCGAGTACCCGGAGCGG GGCACCACCTGCCTGGAGGAcggctccttcctcctcaacTTCGTGGGGTGCGCGCAGTGCGGCCGCCGGGACTTCGTGCTGCTCGACAACCGCGCCGCCGGCCTGCACGACGGGGACGAGATCGTCACCTACGACC ACCTGTGCAAGAACTGCCACCACCTGATCGCGCGCCATGAGTACACCTTCAGCGTGGTGGACGACTACCAG GAGTACACCATGCTGTGCCTGCTCTGCGGCCGGGCCGAGGACTCCATCAGCATCCTCCCCGACGACCCCCGCCAGATGACCCCGCTCTTCTGA